The following are encoded together in the Naumannella cuiyingiana genome:
- a CDS encoding Lrp/AsnC family transcriptional regulator has product MVVQAYVLVQTAVGKAAEVAEAIRQISGVTQADDVTGPYDVIVRVEAPNVDDLGSLVVAKVQVVPGITRTVTCPVVNI; this is encoded by the coding sequence ATGGTGGTGCAGGCCTACGTTCTGGTCCAGACGGCGGTTGGCAAGGCGGCCGAGGTCGCGGAGGCGATCCGGCAGATCTCCGGTGTCACCCAGGCCGACGACGTGACGGGCCCGTACGACGTGATCGTCCGCGTCGAGGCGCCCAATGTCGACGACCTCGGTTCGCTCGTGGTGGCCAAGGTCCAGGTGGTGCCCGGGATCACCCGCACGGTGACCTGCCCGGTCGTCAACATCTGA
- the cofC gene encoding 2-phospho-L-lactate guanylyltransferase, with translation MPSATDNHPFGAVVALKALGRAKTRIGGDPRLRERLAMAMLLDTVGALQRVAERIVVVGVGLAPVTAEVPVEVVEDPGQDLNAALIVGADRLLRQGSGNVLACVADLPALRPSSVAAFVGAAPDRSRTFLRDAAGTGSTMLFGRALRTGNDLQPGFEGASALRHLRSGALDPGGAWPDARLDVDTIADLRRAADLGLGPATRPLLEMITGTG, from the coding sequence GTGCCCAGTGCGACCGACAATCACCCGTTCGGCGCGGTCGTCGCGTTGAAGGCCCTCGGCCGGGCGAAGACGAGGATCGGTGGCGATCCACGGCTGCGGGAACGGCTCGCGATGGCAATGTTGCTGGACACGGTCGGCGCCCTCCAGCGCGTCGCCGAACGGATCGTCGTCGTCGGGGTCGGCCTCGCACCGGTCACCGCCGAGGTACCCGTCGAAGTGGTCGAGGATCCGGGCCAGGATCTGAATGCCGCCCTGATCGTCGGCGCGGATCGCCTGCTCAGGCAGGGATCGGGCAATGTCCTGGCCTGTGTCGCCGACCTGCCGGCCCTGCGGCCGAGCAGCGTCGCCGCATTCGTCGGCGCCGCGCCGGACCGGTCCCGGACGTTCCTTCGCGATGCCGCGGGTACGGGCTCGACCATGCTGTTCGGGCGGGCGTTGCGTACCGGAAACGATCTTCAACCGGGCTTCGAGGGCGCCTCGGCGCTGCGGCATCTGCGATCCGGCGCGCTCGATCCGGGGGGTGCGTGGCCGGATGCGCGGCTGGATGTCGACACGATCGCCGACCTCCGCCGGGCCGCCGACCTCGGACTGGGGCCGGCGACCCGCCCCCTGTTGGAGATGATCACCGGAACCGGCTGA
- a CDS encoding lysophospholipid acyltransferase family protein, translating into MPHRSPVGPDPAAAPLDRVNTEPAEPGLRRTVGILAALLRRITRRDWRAQDKIPRSGPAIFVVNHISNFDPLAYGHYLAWSGRWPRFLAKDAIFRTPVLGAIARACGQIRVQRGAADGGTALAEAAAALGEGKSVTIYPEGTITADPEGWPMTGRTGAARLALETGAPVIPVGQWGAQEVLPGKRLTWPRLWPRRTMRLIAGDPVPLDDLRERPLDAGTLITATERITDAITGLVAQLRETEPPAGRWDLRLGRRVGPRAAGR; encoded by the coding sequence ATGCCGCATCGCTCACCGGTCGGGCCGGACCCGGCCGCCGCCCCGCTGGATCGCGTGAACACCGAGCCGGCCGAGCCAGGCCTGCGCCGGACGGTCGGCATTCTCGCCGCGCTGCTGCGCCGGATCACCCGGCGCGACTGGCGTGCGCAGGACAAGATCCCGCGCTCGGGGCCGGCGATCTTCGTGGTCAACCACATCTCCAACTTCGATCCGCTCGCCTATGGCCACTACCTGGCGTGGTCCGGTCGCTGGCCACGCTTCCTCGCCAAGGACGCGATCTTCCGGACCCCGGTGCTGGGCGCGATCGCCCGCGCCTGCGGCCAGATCCGCGTGCAGCGGGGGGCCGCCGACGGGGGCACCGCGCTGGCGGAGGCGGCGGCCGCGCTCGGCGAGGGGAAGTCGGTGACGATCTATCCCGAAGGCACCATCACCGCCGATCCGGAGGGCTGGCCGATGACCGGCCGCACCGGGGCGGCGCGCCTGGCGCTCGAGACCGGGGCGCCCGTGATTCCCGTCGGCCAGTGGGGAGCCCAGGAGGTGCTGCCCGGCAAGCGCCTGACCTGGCCGCGGCTGTGGCCGCGCAGGACGATGCGCCTGATCGCCGGCGACCCGGTCCCGCTCGACGATCTTCGGGAACGCCCGTTGGACGCCGGCACCCTGATCACCGCCACCGAGCGGATCACCGACGCGATCACCGGCCTGGTGGCGCAGTTGCGCGAGACCGAGCCGCCGGCCGGTCGGTGGGACCTGCGGCTCGGCCGGCGGGTGGGCCCCAGGGCGGCCGGCAGATGA
- a CDS encoding D-alanine--D-alanine ligase: MTNQQRPDRPIRVGLIFGGASSEHGVSCLGAAGVVRAIDTDRYQVTGIGVATDGRWTRVAPADIERLRIVDGRLPELDGTGPEVALVPTANGPVLAMTDGSGSEPLDVAMIIMHGPGGEDGTVQGVCETAGLRYTGSGVAASAVCMDKHLMKLMLKAAGVPVGPFVVITPEEWTTDRAAALDAVGALTLPVFVKPARAGSSRGISRVATAGELPAAIEEARRHDPKVIIEEGFVDARELECGVLQGPDGPPRVSVVGEVIMHGKDGFYDYESKYTPGDEVSIQVPAEVPDDVTERLQQQALRVFELLGCEGLARVDSFLTREGRVMINEINTLPGFTPTSMFPKVFEAGAIDFAEQIDTLVSQALGRPAGLR, translated from the coding sequence GTGACGAACCAGCAGCGACCCGACCGACCGATCCGGGTAGGGCTGATCTTCGGCGGCGCGAGCAGCGAGCACGGCGTCTCCTGCCTGGGCGCCGCCGGGGTTGTCCGGGCGATCGACACCGACCGCTACCAGGTGACCGGGATCGGGGTCGCGACCGACGGCCGTTGGACCCGGGTCGCTCCCGCCGACATCGAGCGGCTGCGGATCGTCGACGGCAGGCTGCCCGAGCTCGACGGCACGGGGCCGGAGGTTGCCCTGGTGCCGACAGCCAACGGGCCGGTGCTGGCGATGACCGACGGCTCGGGCAGTGAGCCGCTGGACGTGGCGATGATCATCATGCACGGGCCGGGCGGCGAGGACGGGACCGTCCAGGGGGTCTGCGAGACCGCCGGGCTGCGCTACACCGGATCGGGAGTCGCCGCGAGCGCCGTCTGCATGGACAAGCATCTGATGAAGTTGATGTTGAAGGCGGCCGGCGTACCCGTGGGACCGTTCGTGGTGATCACGCCCGAGGAATGGACCACCGACCGGGCCGCGGCGCTGGATGCCGTCGGCGCGCTCACCCTTCCGGTGTTCGTCAAGCCCGCTCGCGCCGGCTCGAGCCGGGGGATCAGCCGGGTCGCGACCGCCGGGGAGCTGCCGGCCGCGATCGAGGAGGCCCGGCGGCACGATCCGAAGGTGATCATCGAGGAGGGCTTCGTCGACGCCCGCGAGCTCGAGTGCGGGGTGCTGCAGGGGCCCGACGGTCCGCCGCGGGTCTCGGTGGTCGGCGAGGTGATCATGCACGGCAAGGACGGCTTCTACGACTACGAGTCCAAGTACACCCCGGGCGACGAGGTCTCCATCCAGGTGCCGGCCGAGGTGCCCGATGACGTCACCGAACGTCTGCAACAGCAGGCCCTGCGGGTGTTCGAACTGCTCGGTTGCGAGGGGCTGGCGCGCGTGGACTCGTTCCTCACCCGCGAGGGCCGGGTGATGATCAACGAGATCAACACGCTGCCCGGCTTCACCCCCACCTCGATGTTCCCGAAGGTGTTCGAGGCCGGAGCCATCGACTTCGCCGAGCAGATCGACACCTTGGTGTCCCAGGCGCTCGGGCGCCCGGCCGGCCTGCGCTGA
- a CDS encoding DUF3515 family protein has product MNPHGRHRTGGGALPTVLSALAALPILAGCAGPVDIAEPQPKAAAAQACAKMIADLPPTVGGQDRREARPGRTGAAWGNPAIVLTCGGELPAGAGPDAQCFEVNQVGWYAEESEQGWTFTTLGRLTPVQVTVPPEYAPEANVLVDLARPITDHVPQERPCV; this is encoded by the coding sequence ATGAATCCACACGGGCGGCACCGCACGGGCGGTGGCGCCCTACCGACCGTGCTGTCGGCCCTGGCCGCGCTGCCGATCCTGGCCGGATGTGCCGGACCGGTGGACATCGCCGAGCCACAACCGAAAGCGGCCGCGGCGCAGGCCTGCGCGAAGATGATCGCGGACCTGCCGCCGACCGTGGGCGGCCAGGACCGTCGCGAGGCGCGGCCCGGCCGGACCGGTGCGGCCTGGGGAAACCCGGCGATCGTGCTGACCTGCGGTGGCGAACTGCCGGCCGGGGCCGGCCCCGACGCTCAGTGTTTCGAGGTGAACCAGGTCGGCTGGTACGCCGAGGAGTCCGAGCAGGGGTGGACGTTCACCACCCTCGGGCGGCTCACCCCGGTCCAGGTGACGGTGCCCCCGGAGTACGCGCCGGAGGCCAATGTGCTGGTCGATCTCGCCCGGCCGATCACCGACCATGTGCCGCAGGAGCGCCCCTGCGTCTGA
- a CDS encoding HU family DNA-binding protein: protein MNKAELIEALAPQFDGNKAEAGRALNAVVETIIFSTAKDGRVSITGFGVFEKVRRPSRMVRNPRTGERKRAKATNVPRFRAGTELKAYVSGEKKAPRATAAKTATATRSTAKATASKTAASKTAASKTAASKASASKTATKKATPAKKTASKATAKKATTARATAKKTTASKTTAKKATAKKATPAKKTSAARATTRATATRKAPARKSARRS, encoded by the coding sequence GTGAACAAGGCTGAACTGATCGAAGCACTGGCGCCGCAATTCGACGGCAACAAGGCCGAGGCGGGGCGCGCGCTCAATGCCGTCGTCGAGACGATCATCTTCTCGACGGCCAAGGATGGCCGCGTATCGATCACCGGCTTCGGCGTGTTCGAGAAGGTGCGCCGTCCCTCCCGGATGGTGCGCAACCCGCGGACCGGCGAGCGCAAGCGCGCCAAGGCGACCAACGTTCCGCGGTTCCGGGCGGGCACCGAGCTGAAGGCCTATGTGTCGGGGGAGAAGAAGGCCCCGCGCGCGACTGCGGCGAAGACGGCGACCGCCACCAGGTCCACGGCGAAGGCAACCGCGAGCAAGACGGCCGCGAGCAAGACGGCCGCGAGCAAGACGGCCGCGAGCAAGGCGAGCGCGAGCAAGACGGCGACGAAGAAGGCCACCCCGGCCAAGAAGACCGCCAGCAAGGCGACCGCCAAGAAGGCGACCACGGCCCGCGCCACCGCCAAGAAGACGACGGCGAGCAAGACGACCGCCAAGAAGGCGACTGCGAAGAAGGCGACTCCGGCCAAGAAGACCAGCGCCGCCCGCGCGACCACGCGCGCCACCGCGACCCGGAAGGCGCCCGCGCGCAAGAGCGCGCGTCGTTCCTGA
- a CDS encoding FtsK/SpoIIIE family DNA translocase — MATRASSPPRSAASSSARSRSSGSKKSTSTRTGGSSPRTRTPAKGAPTRQPAARSGAAAKRRPAKKKQGRGFFGTIGYATVQVWRGIALATGSGARAIGGSARDLDPELRRDGIGLFLLGCAIVLAAALWFGLPEPVGPAIVTGTTTVIGQFMAYAAPVLFAVMAWRTLRHPDRNGPLGRQLIGWGALAFGVLGLISVSRNIPPPSEPAAMREAGGVLGYISSSMLADLLTTWVATPLLVLLAVFGLVVVVGVAIHEIPARLQALREAIPQRRPAGTDEDEPEYGVDEAYDTPIVGGRQVAGDEQEDHDEAESADLPPAPSRPRQPQVATVHLDPPTDEPEDVLPVEDHDRVFDYAELEPDEPPRPKPGARPADTRSEPRPEPAPPEHSPAPARAEQQVLSGDVQYVLPDPGRLKPGSVHKERTKASDDVVQRLTGVLDQFNIDATVTGYTRGPTVTRYEVELGPAVKVEKVTALSKNISYSVASADVRILSPIPGKSAIGIEIPNTDKEIVSLGDVLRSPKARNDHHPMTMGLGKDVEGGFVIANLAKMPHLLVAGATGSGKSSFVNSMITSLLMRATPDEVRMLMVDPKRVELTAYEGIPHLVTPIITNPKKAAEALQWVVKEMDTRYDDLAAFGFKHVDDFNKAVRAGQVKLPEGSERRLEPYPYLLVVVDELADLMMVAPRDVEDSIVRITQLARAAGIHLVLATQRPSTDVVTGLIKANVPSRLAFATSSMTDSRVILDQPGAEKLVGQGDALFVPMGASRAIRVQGAWVSEAEVRGVVKHVSEQLSPQYREDVAAATEAKKEVAEDIGDDLELVLEATKLVVTLQLGSTSMLQRKLRVGFAKAGRLMDILETRGIVGPSEGSKPRDVLVKPDELDEVLATLAEG; from the coding sequence ATGGCGACCCGCGCGTCTTCCCCACCGCGGTCGGCAGCCTCGAGCAGCGCCAGATCGCGGTCGTCCGGAAGCAAGAAGTCCACGTCCACCCGCACCGGTGGAAGCAGTCCGCGTACCCGCACGCCGGCCAAGGGCGCTCCGACCCGCCAGCCGGCTGCGCGCAGCGGCGCCGCGGCCAAGCGGCGGCCGGCGAAGAAGAAGCAGGGCCGCGGGTTCTTCGGCACGATCGGGTACGCCACCGTGCAGGTGTGGCGCGGCATCGCGCTCGCCACCGGATCCGGCGCCCGGGCGATCGGCGGCAGCGCCCGCGATCTCGACCCGGAGCTGCGCCGCGACGGGATCGGACTGTTCCTGCTCGGCTGCGCGATCGTGCTGGCGGCCGCGCTGTGGTTCGGCCTGCCCGAGCCGGTCGGGCCCGCCATCGTGACCGGCACCACCACGGTGATCGGTCAGTTCATGGCCTACGCCGCGCCCGTCCTGTTCGCGGTGATGGCCTGGCGTACCCTGCGCCACCCCGACCGCAACGGGCCGCTCGGCCGGCAACTGATCGGCTGGGGCGCGCTGGCCTTCGGCGTGCTCGGGCTGATCAGCGTCTCCCGCAACATCCCGCCGCCCAGCGAGCCGGCCGCGATGCGCGAGGCGGGCGGCGTGCTCGGCTACATCTCCTCGTCGATGCTGGCCGACCTGCTGACCACCTGGGTGGCGACGCCGCTGCTGGTGCTGCTGGCGGTCTTCGGTCTGGTCGTGGTCGTCGGCGTCGCCATCCACGAGATTCCCGCCCGGCTGCAGGCCTTGCGCGAGGCGATCCCGCAGCGCCGGCCGGCGGGGACCGATGAGGACGAGCCGGAATACGGCGTGGACGAGGCCTATGACACCCCGATCGTCGGCGGCCGACAGGTGGCGGGCGACGAGCAGGAGGACCACGACGAGGCCGAGAGCGCGGACCTGCCGCCCGCACCGAGCCGTCCGCGTCAGCCGCAGGTCGCCACCGTGCACCTCGACCCGCCGACGGACGAGCCGGAGGACGTACTGCCCGTCGAGGACCACGACCGGGTGTTCGACTATGCCGAGCTGGAGCCGGACGAGCCGCCGCGGCCGAAGCCCGGGGCCCGGCCCGCGGACACGCGCAGCGAGCCGCGGCCCGAGCCCGCCCCGCCGGAGCACTCGCCGGCGCCGGCCCGTGCCGAGCAACAGGTGCTCTCCGGCGATGTGCAGTACGTCCTGCCGGACCCCGGCCGGTTGAAGCCCGGCAGCGTGCACAAGGAGCGGACCAAGGCATCCGACGACGTGGTGCAACGGCTGACCGGCGTGCTGGACCAGTTCAACATCGACGCCACGGTCACCGGCTACACCCGCGGGCCGACCGTGACCCGCTACGAGGTGGAACTCGGCCCCGCGGTGAAGGTCGAGAAGGTCACCGCGCTGAGCAAGAACATCTCCTACTCCGTCGCCAGCGCCGACGTGCGGATCCTGTCGCCGATCCCGGGGAAGTCGGCGATCGGCATCGAGATCCCGAACACCGACAAGGAGATCGTCTCGCTCGGTGACGTGCTCCGCTCGCCGAAGGCCCGCAATGATCATCACCCGATGACGATGGGCCTGGGCAAGGACGTCGAGGGCGGCTTCGTGATCGCCAACCTCGCGAAGATGCCGCACCTGCTGGTGGCCGGCGCGACCGGTTCGGGCAAGTCGAGCTTCGTCAACTCCATGATCACCTCGCTGCTGATGCGGGCCACGCCCGACGAGGTGCGGATGCTGATGGTCGACCCGAAGCGGGTGGAGCTCACCGCCTATGAGGGGATCCCGCACCTGGTCACGCCGATCATCACCAATCCGAAGAAGGCCGCCGAGGCGCTGCAGTGGGTGGTCAAGGAGATGGACACCCGCTACGACGACCTCGCCGCGTTCGGCTTCAAGCACGTCGACGACTTCAACAAGGCGGTACGCGCGGGTCAGGTCAAGCTGCCCGAGGGCTCCGAGCGACGGCTGGAGCCCTACCCGTACCTGCTCGTCGTGGTCGACGAGCTGGCCGACCTGATGATGGTCGCCCCGCGCGATGTCGAGGACTCGATCGTCCGGATCACCCAGCTCGCCCGCGCCGCCGGTATCCACCTGGTGCTCGCGACACAGCGACCGTCGACCGACGTGGTGACCGGCCTGATCAAGGCCAATGTGCCGTCCCGGCTGGCCTTCGCCACCTCGTCGATGACCGACTCGCGCGTCATCCTGGACCAGCCCGGCGCGGAGAAGCTGGTCGGGCAGGGAGACGCGTTGTTCGTGCCGATGGGGGCCTCGCGGGCGATCCGCGTGCAGGGTGCCTGGGTCAGCGAGGCCGAGGTACGCGGGGTGGTGAAGCACGTCAGCGAGCAGCTCAGCCCGCAGTACCGGGAGGACGTGGCCGCCGCGACCGAGGCGAAGAAGGAGGTCGCCGAGGACATCGGCGACGACCTGGAGCTCGTGCTGGAGGCCACCAAGCTGGTGGTCACCCTGCAGCTCGGGTCGACCTCGATGCTGCAACGCAAGCTGCGGGTCGGGTTCGCCAAGGCCGGCCGGCTGATGGACATCCTGGAGACCCGGGGCATCGTCGGGCCGTCGGAGGGCTCCAAGCCGCGCGACGTACTGGTCAAACCCGACGAACTGGACGAGGTGCTGGCCACTCTGGCCGAGGGCTGA
- the thiD gene encoding bifunctional hydroxymethylpyrimidine kinase/phosphomethylpyrimidine kinase, which translates to MSTSGGELPTARVLTIAGSDSGGGAGIQADLKTMLAHGVHGMSVLAALTAQNSVGVQDFWPVPADLVTAQFRSVVDDIGVDAIKTGMLADAELVGLVADLLGTLPAPVPVVVDPVCASKHGDPLIAPDAVVALRERLFARADVITPNLGEAALLSGLTVQTPPDELAAALAGSGQTWTLIKGGHAEGEPIDRLYRGAEPVRSYPGPRLSNRHTHGTGCTLASALACQLALGKEMPEAVGAAKRYVTGAIAGGFALGSGIGPVDHLWELRGRID; encoded by the coding sequence ATGAGCACTTCCGGCGGTGAGCTGCCCACGGCCCGGGTGCTGACGATCGCGGGCTCGGACTCCGGCGGGGGAGCCGGCATCCAGGCCGACCTGAAGACGATGCTCGCGCACGGCGTACACGGAATGAGCGTGCTGGCCGCGCTGACCGCGCAGAACTCCGTCGGGGTGCAGGACTTCTGGCCGGTGCCCGCGGACCTGGTCACCGCGCAGTTCCGCAGCGTCGTCGACGACATCGGCGTCGACGCGATCAAGACCGGCATGCTCGCCGACGCCGAACTGGTCGGCCTGGTCGCCGACCTGCTGGGTACGCTGCCCGCGCCGGTCCCGGTCGTCGTCGACCCCGTCTGCGCATCGAAGCACGGGGACCCGCTGATCGCCCCCGACGCGGTGGTCGCCCTGCGCGAGCGGCTGTTCGCGCGGGCCGATGTGATCACCCCGAATCTGGGTGAGGCGGCGCTGCTGAGCGGCCTGACCGTGCAGACCCCGCCCGACGAGCTCGCGGCGGCCCTGGCCGGATCCGGCCAGACCTGGACCCTGATCAAGGGCGGCCACGCCGAGGGCGAGCCGATCGACCGGCTCTACCGCGGTGCCGAACCGGTCCGCAGCTACCCCGGCCCGCGCCTGAGCAACCGGCACACCCACGGCACCGGCTGCACGCTGGCATCGGCACTGGCCTGCCAGCTCGCGCTGGGCAAGGAGATGCCGGAGGCGGTCGGGGCGGCCAAGCGCTACGTCACCGGCGCGATCGCCGGCGGGTTTGCGCTCGGGTCGGGCATCGGGCCGGTCGATCACCTGTGGGAGCTGCGCGGCCGGATCGACTGA
- the leuD gene encoding 3-isopropylmalate dehydratase small subunit, producing MEAITTHTGTAVPLRRSNVDTDQIIPAVYLKRVTRTGFADGLFSAWRNDPSFVLNDPAHEGATILIPGPDFGTGSSREHAVWALMDHGFRVVIGSRFGDIFRNNSGKAGLVIAVIDESDVHKLQELVAGDPSLEITVDLEHRTITVAGWTIDFEIDDYTRWRLMEGLDDVALTLRNESDITAYEGRRLPFKPSTLPAASGS from the coding sequence ATGGAAGCAATCACCACGCACACCGGGACCGCTGTGCCGCTGCGCCGCAGCAATGTCGACACCGACCAGATCATCCCGGCCGTGTACCTCAAGCGGGTCACGCGTACCGGATTCGCCGACGGTCTGTTCTCGGCCTGGCGCAACGACCCGTCGTTCGTGCTGAACGACCCGGCCCACGAAGGTGCGACGATCCTGATCCCGGGCCCGGACTTCGGCACGGGCTCCTCGCGCGAACACGCGGTGTGGGCCCTGATGGACCACGGCTTCCGGGTGGTGATCGGATCCCGCTTCGGCGACATCTTCCGCAACAACTCGGGCAAGGCCGGACTCGTGATCGCGGTGATCGACGAATCCGATGTGCACAAGCTCCAGGAACTGGTGGCGGGCGACCCGTCGCTCGAGATCACTGTTGATCTTGAGCACCGGACGATCACGGTCGCCGGTTGGACGATCGACTTCGAGATCGACGACTACACCCGGTGGCGGCTGATGGAGGGACTGGACGATGTCGCGCTGACCCTGCGCAACGAGTCCGACATCACTGCCTACGAAGGAAGACGCCTGCCGTTCAAGCCGAGCACGCTGCCGGCGGCCAGCGGTTCCTGA
- a CDS encoding thiamine-phosphate kinase: MSSDSAGPTIAEIGEFGLIDQVLAGLPTQEAVRVGPGDEDAVRVGPGDDGAVIDFSGPVVCSTDTMVEGVHFRRDWSWAHEVGRKAAAVNLADIEAMGARPVALLVAFSAPPELPASWARQCSQGLAEEAAAAGAVLVGGDMTRSGEVTIAVTALGTPAAGGPVLRSGARPGQVIALRGRVGWAAAGLVVLSRGFRSPRAVVEAQKVPQVPYGAGAEAAAAGAGALIDVSDGLLADLGHIADASDVTCDVDTGAFEVPDPLRAVAAATGSDPLALMLTGGEDHALAATFDEGRVPEGWLVIGRVRDAGPDGPGVLVDGAPWEEASGYEHFRR, from the coding sequence GTGAGCTCCGACAGCGCAGGACCGACCATCGCCGAGATCGGGGAATTCGGGCTGATCGACCAGGTGCTCGCCGGGTTGCCGACCCAAGAGGCAGTGCGCGTCGGACCGGGCGACGAAGACGCGGTGCGCGTCGGCCCGGGCGACGACGGCGCGGTGATCGACTTCTCCGGACCCGTCGTGTGCAGCACCGACACGATGGTCGAGGGCGTGCACTTTCGCCGCGACTGGTCGTGGGCGCACGAGGTCGGGCGCAAGGCGGCCGCCGTGAACCTGGCCGACATCGAGGCGATGGGCGCGCGACCGGTCGCCCTGCTGGTGGCATTCTCGGCGCCGCCCGAGCTGCCCGCGAGCTGGGCCCGGCAGTGTTCCCAGGGCCTGGCCGAGGAGGCGGCGGCCGCGGGAGCGGTACTCGTCGGCGGGGACATGACCCGCTCCGGTGAGGTCACCATCGCCGTCACCGCGCTGGGTACGCCGGCCGCCGGCGGCCCCGTGTTGCGCTCCGGGGCCCGCCCCGGTCAGGTGATCGCCCTCCGCGGCCGGGTCGGCTGGGCGGCCGCGGGGCTGGTGGTGCTCAGCCGCGGGTTCCGATCGCCGCGCGCCGTGGTGGAGGCGCAGAAGGTGCCGCAGGTGCCCTACGGCGCAGGCGCGGAGGCCGCCGCCGCCGGCGCGGGTGCGCTGATCGACGTCTCGGACGGCCTGCTGGCCGATCTCGGTCACATCGCCGACGCATCGGACGTGACCTGCGATGTCGATACCGGCGCCTTCGAGGTTCCCGACCCGCTGCGGGCCGTGGCCGCCGCCACCGGGAGCGATCCGCTTGCCCTGATGCTCACCGGGGGCGAGGACCATGCGCTGGCCGCCACCTTCGACGAGGGTCGGGTTCCGGAGGGCTGGCTCGTCATCGGCCGGGTCCGCGACGCCGGGCCGGACGGGCCCGGCGTGCTCGTGGACGGCGCGCCGTGGGAGGAGGCAAGCGGCTATGAGCACTTCCGGCGGTGA
- a CDS encoding NAD(P)H-dependent glycerol-3-phosphate dehydrogenase — protein MTRAAVLGAGAFGTALAIVLSDAGHTVVLQGRRPDQVAEINQRHTNERYLPGITLPDRVRATTSADDACESADLVVLAVPAQALRSSLARWSLPTEAVIVSAAKGLEAGTGARMSEVIIESGVAAERLAVIAGPNLAREIAARLPTGAVVAGFDPEITLRVQHALRSPSFRPYTNDDVVGCELAGAAKNPIAMAVGMIIGRGLGDNLVGTTMTRGLAEATRLGEALGADPHTFAGLAGVGDLVATCYSPLSRNRGFGERLGRGMSVADALAASSGVIEGIPTSGSLAALADELGVELPIVSRVAPVVEGELTADEVIDALMARSVKPER, from the coding sequence ATGACCCGCGCCGCAGTCCTCGGTGCCGGCGCCTTCGGAACCGCGCTCGCGATCGTGCTCAGCGATGCCGGGCACACGGTGGTGCTGCAGGGGCGGCGGCCCGACCAGGTCGCCGAGATCAACCAGCGGCACACCAACGAGCGTTACCTGCCGGGCATCACGCTGCCCGACCGGGTGCGGGCGACCACCTCCGCCGACGACGCCTGCGAGTCCGCCGACCTGGTCGTGCTCGCGGTACCGGCCCAGGCTCTGCGGTCCAGCCTCGCCCGGTGGTCGCTGCCGACCGAGGCGGTCATCGTCTCCGCGGCGAAGGGCCTGGAGGCCGGCACCGGCGCCCGGATGAGCGAGGTGATCATCGAGTCCGGGGTGGCGGCCGAACGCCTCGCCGTGATCGCCGGCCCGAACCTGGCCCGGGAGATTGCGGCCCGCCTGCCCACCGGGGCGGTCGTCGCCGGTTTCGATCCCGAGATCACGCTGCGGGTGCAGCATGCCCTGCGCAGCCCGTCGTTCCGCCCTTACACCAACGACGATGTGGTCGGCTGCGAGCTGGCCGGTGCCGCCAAGAACCCGATCGCGATGGCGGTCGGGATGATCATCGGCCGAGGCCTCGGCGACAACCTGGTCGGTACGACGATGACGCGCGGACTGGCCGAGGCCACCCGGCTCGGTGAGGCGCTCGGCGCGGATCCGCACACCTTCGCCGGCCTGGCCGGGGTCGGTGATCTGGTCGCCACCTGTTACTCGCCGCTGTCGCGCAACCGCGGCTTCGGCGAGCGGCTCGGCCGCGGCATGTCGGTGGCTGACGCGCTCGCCGCCAGCTCCGGCGTGATCGAGGGCATTCCCACCTCGGGTTCGCTGGCCGCGCTGGCCGATGAACTCGGTGTCGAACTGCCGATCGTGTCGCGGGTGGCGCCCGTCGTCGAGGGCGAACTGACCGCGGACGAGGTCATCGACGCGCTGATGGCGCGCAGCGTCAAGCCCGAGCGATGA